The Cellulomonas wangleii genome includes a region encoding these proteins:
- a CDS encoding TetR/AcrR family transcriptional regulator yields MPKIIGASLHEHREQTRRRLFEALSTLMNERGFDAITLADIAAAAGVGRTAVYNHFPDKEALLLGFITHETEQYAAGLQASLDDIDDPVDQLRAYVRAQASLTRVYHVAPGPELRSVLSRGAQQRVREHVLVVEQILRRILAAGIASGAFPDQDLDTTVPLVNACLTGRGLPDGGPEREHAIAQTEAFVLRAVGARAAVPV; encoded by the coding sequence ATGCCGAAGATCATCGGGGCCTCGCTGCACGAGCACCGCGAGCAGACACGCCGCCGGCTGTTCGAGGCACTGTCGACGCTCATGAACGAGCGGGGCTTCGACGCGATCACCCTGGCCGACATCGCCGCCGCGGCGGGCGTGGGACGGACCGCCGTCTACAACCACTTCCCCGACAAGGAGGCGCTGCTCCTCGGTTTCATCACCCACGAGACCGAGCAGTACGCGGCCGGCCTGCAGGCGTCCCTCGACGACATCGACGACCCCGTGGACCAGCTGCGCGCCTACGTGCGGGCCCAGGCCTCGCTGACGCGGGTCTACCACGTCGCCCCCGGGCCGGAGCTGCGTTCCGTGCTCTCGCGCGGCGCCCAGCAGCGCGTGCGCGAGCACGTCCTCGTGGTCGAGCAGATCCTGCGCCGCATCCTCGCCGCCGGCATCGCCTCCGGCGCGTTCCCGGACCAGGACCTCGACACGACCGTCCCGCTCGTCAACGCGTGCCTGACCGGCCGGGGCCTGCCCGACGGCGGGCCGGAGCGCGAGCACGCGATCGCGCAGACCGAGGCGTTCGTGCTGCGCGCCGTCGGTGCGCGCGCCGCGGTGCCGGTCTGA
- a CDS encoding NUDIX domain-containing protein translates to MPWQTVTSRVVHRNPWITVREDDVVAPDGRPARYGVVEVRPSVFVVALTDDDEVVLVTTDRYTVGPGSVEVPAGGTDGQEPLVAAQRELAEEAGLTAREWTAVGEVDALNGVARAVEHVFVARGLTPVAEPAATAREQAAEGITAVRTVPFGEVLAMIRRGELRDAETVTAVALAALHLGRLT, encoded by the coding sequence ATGCCCTGGCAGACCGTCACCTCGCGCGTCGTCCACCGCAACCCCTGGATCACGGTGCGGGAGGACGACGTCGTCGCACCCGACGGCCGGCCCGCGCGGTACGGCGTGGTCGAGGTGCGGCCGTCGGTGTTCGTCGTCGCGCTGACCGACGACGACGAGGTCGTGCTGGTGACCACGGACCGGTACACGGTCGGACCCGGCTCGGTGGAGGTCCCCGCGGGTGGCACGGACGGTCAGGAGCCGCTGGTCGCGGCGCAGCGCGAGCTGGCGGAGGAGGCCGGTCTCACGGCGCGGGAGTGGACGGCCGTCGGTGAGGTCGACGCCCTCAACGGCGTCGCCCGGGCCGTCGAGCACGTGTTCGTGGCCCGCGGCCTGACGCCCGTGGCCGAGCCGGCTGCGACCGCGCGCGAGCAGGCCGCGGAGGGGATCACCGCCGTGCGGACGGTGCCGTTCGGTGAGGTGCTGGCGATGATCCGCCGCGGTGAGCTGCGGGACGCGGAGACGGTGACGGCCGTCGCGCTCGCGGCGCTGCACCTGGGCCGGCTCACCTGA
- a CDS encoding GGDEF domain-containing protein encodes MGSVTRRAATAKGAHRGGLSAADLGGVRGLAVAAHRFDACRRVEEVVEAAAQAAVDVLGADACAVARITQETSRVVHLDPPTNDPRWHQFLSTTYRADDRPALRALLRNRESWVAHAFDAHGRSVRPGDTSAGDRVEVEMLREVGAASALTAPVVVNDAVWGQITVVRDFDSPLFHVDDVATAEVLAALAAGAIARVDLEQQMRHIVADDPLTGLANRRTADQAAEAALASGRETCVVMCDVDGLKRVNDELGHDAGDDLLRAVADVLRRAADAIPGATAARIGGDEFCLVTVDQPREVVATAMATTVAKFPLPHGAAISYGVASTAVMGSVEARHLFRRADQAQYQAKRRRARARARTTPPISDPVQAVERLTAGGAVAIGAAAPAVVPRLCAFAAAATETLGGDSWAVRERMPGSQRFTTVARGGSPADASETRLLTVERDEWVVEVAVAAAASTGRQVQTALRALVAIAVDGAGTPESVGTD; translated from the coding sequence ATGGGCTCCGTGACGCGTAGGGCCGCGACGGCGAAGGGTGCGCACCGGGGTGGCCTGTCGGCCGCCGACCTCGGTGGCGTGCGTGGCCTCGCCGTGGCCGCGCACCGGTTCGACGCCTGCCGCCGGGTCGAGGAGGTCGTCGAGGCGGCCGCCCAGGCTGCCGTCGACGTGCTGGGTGCCGACGCCTGCGCGGTCGCCCGGATCACCCAGGAGACCAGCCGCGTCGTCCACCTCGACCCCCCGACCAACGACCCGCGCTGGCACCAGTTCCTCAGCACCACCTACCGGGCCGACGACCGTCCGGCGCTGCGCGCCCTGCTGCGCAACCGCGAGAGCTGGGTGGCCCACGCGTTCGACGCGCACGGTCGCTCCGTGCGCCCCGGTGACACGTCGGCGGGCGACCGCGTCGAGGTCGAGATGCTGCGGGAGGTCGGCGCCGCGTCCGCCCTGACCGCGCCGGTCGTCGTCAACGACGCCGTGTGGGGCCAGATCACGGTCGTCCGTGACTTCGACTCCCCGCTCTTCCACGTCGACGACGTGGCGACCGCCGAGGTGCTGGCCGCGCTCGCCGCCGGGGCGATCGCCCGGGTGGACCTCGAGCAGCAGATGCGCCACATCGTCGCCGACGACCCGCTGACCGGTCTGGCCAACCGGCGCACGGCCGACCAGGCCGCCGAGGCGGCGCTGGCGTCGGGGCGCGAGACGTGCGTGGTCATGTGCGACGTGGACGGCCTCAAGCGCGTCAACGACGAGCTGGGGCACGACGCGGGCGACGACCTGCTGCGGGCCGTGGCCGACGTCCTGCGGCGCGCCGCCGACGCGATCCCGGGCGCCACCGCCGCGCGGATCGGCGGGGACGAGTTCTGCCTGGTCACGGTCGACCAGCCGCGCGAGGTGGTCGCGACGGCCATGGCCACCACGGTGGCGAAGTTCCCGCTGCCGCACGGCGCCGCGATCTCCTACGGGGTCGCGTCGACGGCCGTCATGGGCTCGGTCGAGGCCCGGCACCTCTTCCGGCGCGCCGACCAGGCGCAGTACCAGGCCAAGCGACGCCGGGCACGGGCCCGCGCCCGCACCACCCCTCCCATCTCCGACCCGGTGCAGGCCGTCGAGCGGCTCACCGCCGGCGGCGCCGTGGCGATCGGCGCCGCGGCCCCGGCAGTGGTCCCGCGACTCTGCGCGTTCGCGGCGGCGGCGACCGAGACGCTGGGCGGCGACTCGTGGGCCGTCCGTGAGCGCATGCCCGGGTCGCAGAGGTTCACGACCGTCGCCCGCGGCGGCAGCCCCGCCGACGCGTCCGAGACGCGCCTGCTGACGGTCGAGCGCGACGAGTGGGTCGTCGAGGTGGCGGTCGCCGCCGCGGCGTCGACCGGCCGGCAGGTGCAGACGGCGCTGCGCGCGCTCGTCGCGATCGCCGTCGACGGCGCCGGCACGCCCGAGAGCGTCGGCACGGACTGA
- a CDS encoding NHL domain-containing thioredoxin family protein — MTSTAAPRLPRVRASELVGRGWLNTGGKDVTLADLRGKVVVLDFWTFCCINCLHVLDELREIEQRHRDVLVIIGVHSPKFVHEADPVALAAAVERYEVHHPVLDDPDLVTWQAFTARAWPTLVVIDPEGYVVAQMAGEGHAHAVETLVRELVAEHEAKGTLHRGDGPYVAPTPQPTTLRFPAKALELPGGTFLVADAGHHALTEVAADGETLVRRIGSGERGLVDGGPDEARFSEPNGLCLVPGDLRERLGYDVLVADTVNHALRGVRLADGHVTTVAGTGEQYMVGAVDNVAPFEGDPAHPAEQGVGDRWPARQVKLSSPWDVTWSQPLAAFVVAMAGNHTLWAFDPEQGSITHLAGTMNEGLVDGAPAQAWFAQPSGLSVDAAGRIWLADAETSALRWVDPADASATSVVGTGLFDFGHRDGAADQALLQHPLGVAALPDGSVLVADTYNGALRRWEPGEGDARGTVTTLATDLAEPSGLVLPAGDTDHVLVVESAAHRLTRVPLPAGAGTQVDGGAHRTQRPVTEIGADVALEVVFHPAAGQKLDDRWGPSTSLQVSATPPALLLDGGGDDVALTRTLRLDPAVGEGVLHVTARAASCDADPAVEHPACHLAAQDWGVPVRVVAGAPESLTLPLHG; from the coding sequence GTGACGTCGACCGCTGCCCCCCGTCTGCCCCGTGTGCGCGCGTCCGAGCTGGTCGGACGCGGCTGGCTCAACACCGGGGGCAAGGACGTGACCCTCGCCGACCTGCGCGGCAAGGTCGTCGTCCTCGACTTCTGGACGTTCTGCTGCATCAACTGCCTGCACGTCCTGGACGAGCTGCGGGAGATCGAGCAGCGGCACCGCGACGTCCTGGTGATCATCGGCGTGCACTCGCCCAAGTTCGTGCACGAGGCCGACCCGGTGGCGCTCGCGGCCGCCGTCGAGCGGTACGAGGTGCACCACCCGGTGCTCGACGACCCGGACCTGGTGACGTGGCAGGCGTTCACCGCGCGGGCGTGGCCGACGCTCGTCGTCATCGACCCCGAGGGGTACGTCGTCGCGCAGATGGCCGGCGAGGGGCACGCGCACGCCGTCGAGACGCTGGTGCGCGAGCTGGTCGCCGAGCACGAGGCGAAGGGCACGCTGCACCGCGGCGACGGCCCGTACGTCGCGCCGACGCCGCAGCCGACGACGCTGCGGTTCCCCGCCAAGGCGCTCGAGCTGCCGGGCGGCACGTTCCTCGTCGCCGACGCCGGGCACCACGCGCTCACCGAGGTCGCGGCGGACGGCGAGACGCTCGTGCGGCGCATCGGGTCCGGCGAGCGCGGGCTCGTCGACGGCGGGCCGGACGAGGCGCGCTTCAGCGAGCCCAACGGCCTGTGCCTCGTGCCGGGCGACCTGCGTGAGCGGCTGGGCTACGACGTGCTCGTCGCCGACACCGTCAACCACGCGCTGCGCGGCGTGCGCCTCGCCGACGGGCACGTCACGACCGTCGCCGGAACCGGCGAGCAGTACATGGTCGGAGCGGTCGACAACGTCGCACCGTTCGAGGGCGACCCCGCGCACCCGGCCGAGCAGGGCGTCGGCGACCGGTGGCCGGCGCGGCAGGTCAAGCTGTCCTCCCCGTGGGACGTCACGTGGTCGCAGCCGCTGGCCGCCTTCGTCGTCGCCATGGCCGGCAACCACACGCTGTGGGCCTTCGACCCGGAGCAGGGGTCGATCACGCACCTCGCCGGCACGATGAACGAAGGGCTCGTGGACGGCGCGCCGGCGCAGGCGTGGTTCGCGCAGCCGTCGGGGCTGTCGGTCGACGCCGCCGGCCGCATCTGGCTCGCCGACGCCGAGACGTCCGCGCTGCGCTGGGTCGACCCGGCGGACGCGTCGGCCACCTCCGTCGTCGGGACGGGCCTGTTCGACTTCGGCCACCGCGACGGGGCGGCCGACCAGGCGCTCCTCCAGCACCCGCTGGGTGTCGCGGCGCTGCCGGACGGCTCCGTGCTGGTCGCCGACACCTACAACGGCGCGCTGCGGCGGTGGGAGCCGGGCGAGGGGGACGCTCGGGGCACCGTGACCACGCTCGCGACCGACCTCGCCGAGCCCAGCGGGCTCGTCCTGCCCGCGGGCGACACCGACCACGTGCTCGTCGTCGAGTCCGCGGCCCACCGCCTCACGCGCGTGCCGCTGCCCGCCGGTGCGGGCACGCAGGTCGACGGCGGTGCGCACCGCACGCAGCGCCCGGTGACCGAGATCGGCGCGGACGTCGCGCTCGAGGTGGTGTTCCACCCGGCAGCCGGGCAGAAGCTCGACGACCGCTGGGGCCCGTCGACGTCGCTGCAGGTCTCGGCCACGCCGCCCGCGCTGCTGCTCGACGGCGGCGGGGACGACGTCGCGCTCACCCGCACGCTGCGGCTCGACCCGGCGGTCGGCGAGGGCGTCCTGCACGTGACCGCCCGCGCCGCGAGCTGCGACGCCGACCCGGCGGTCGAGCACCCGGCCTGCCACCTGGCCGCCCAGGACTGGGGTGTGCCCGTGCGCGTGGTGGCGGGCGCCCCGGAGTCGCTGACCCTGCCGCTGCACGGCTGA
- a CDS encoding lytic polysaccharide monooxygenase: MPRTLSTRRVLGGTAATALVAAALVAVPTAAQAHGGLTNPPTRTYVCYTDGLAGGQAAGEAGSMKPTNPACVNAFNDSNYSFYNWFGNLLGTIDGRHETIADGKVCGPDSRFAAYNTPSSAWPTTRVTPGQTMTFQYAAVARHPGYFTTWITKDGWNQNEPIGWDDLEPGPFDRVQDPPLREGGPAGPEYWWNVKLPSNKSGKHVLFNIWERTDSPESFYNCVDVDFGGGGSTPTPTPTATRTPTPSPTPTPTRTPTPTPSVTPTPTPTPSVTPTPTPTPSVTPTPTVPADSVCEVEVDVTNAWQGGFQGNVTVFNATMEQVDGWEVSWEFTNGETVQQAWSSTTTQSGSTVTARNVAWNSTIGHHNAVSFGFIGSGTPQAVSDATLNGNPCIVR; encoded by the coding sequence ATGCCCCGCACCCTGTCCACACGCCGCGTGCTCGGGGGTACGGCCGCCACCGCGCTCGTGGCCGCGGCGCTCGTCGCCGTGCCGACCGCCGCACAGGCGCACGGCGGACTGACCAACCCGCCGACGCGGACCTACGTCTGCTACACCGACGGCCTGGCCGGCGGTCAGGCCGCGGGCGAGGCGGGCAGCATGAAGCCCACGAACCCCGCCTGCGTCAACGCCTTCAACGACAGCAACTACTCGTTCTACAACTGGTTCGGCAACCTGCTCGGGACCATCGACGGCCGCCACGAGACCATCGCCGACGGCAAGGTCTGCGGCCCGGACTCCCGGTTCGCCGCGTACAACACCCCGTCCTCGGCCTGGCCGACGACGCGCGTGACGCCCGGCCAGACCATGACGTTCCAGTACGCGGCCGTCGCGCGGCACCCCGGGTACTTCACCACCTGGATCACCAAGGACGGCTGGAACCAGAACGAGCCGATCGGGTGGGACGACCTCGAGCCCGGGCCGTTCGACCGGGTCCAGGACCCGCCGCTGCGCGAGGGCGGCCCCGCCGGCCCCGAGTACTGGTGGAACGTGAAGCTGCCGTCGAACAAGAGCGGCAAGCACGTCCTGTTCAACATCTGGGAGCGCACCGACAGCCCGGAGTCGTTCTACAACTGCGTGGACGTCGACTTCGGCGGCGGCGGCTCGACCCCCACCCCCACGCCCACGGCCACGCGGACCCCGACGCCGAGCCCGACGCCGACCCCCACCCGGACCCCGACGCCGACGCCGTCCGTGACGCCGACCCCCACCCCCACGCCGTCCGTGACGCCGACCCCCACCCCCACGCCGTCCGTGACCCCCACGCCGACGGTCCCCGCGGACTCGGTGTGCGAGGTCGAGGTGGACGTCACCAACGCCTGGCAGGGCGGGTTCCAGGGCAACGTGACGGTCTTCAACGCCACGATGGAGCAGGTCGACGGCTGGGAGGTGAGCTGGGAGTTCACCAACGGGGAGACCGTCCAGCAGGCGTGGAGCTCCACGACCACGCAGTCCGGCTCGACGGTGACGGCGCGCAACGTGGCCTGGAACTCGACGATCGGTCACCACAACGCGGTGTCGTTCGGGTTCATCGGCTCCGGGACGCCCCAGGCCGTGAGCGACGCGACGCTGAACGGCAACCCGTGCATCGTCCGCTGA
- a CDS encoding lytic polysaccharide monooxygenase: MSILTRSSSRFGRLARLALAVPLAVAATGLVATSASAHGSVTDPASRNYSCYDRWGDDHLNPAMAQQDPMCWQAFQANPNTMWNWNGLYREGVAGRHEAVIPNGQLCSGGKTQNGLYASLDTPGPWTMTNVPTSFTLTLTDGAKHGADYMRIYVSKAGFDPTTEALGWDDLDLVKETGRYGTTGLYQTDVNLAGRSGRAVLFTIWQASHLDQPYYLCSDINIGGGGGNPGPTPTPTPSVTPTPTPSVTPTPTPSVTPTPTPSVTPAPTTAPGGACTATVRAANTWSGGWQGEVVVTAGSAAISGWKVTVGGATITQAWSSTHSGGVLTNADWNGSLSAGASTTAGFIASGAPGSLTATCTTA; this comes from the coding sequence ATGTCCATCCTCACCCGGAGCAGCAGCCGGTTCGGCCGGCTCGCCCGGCTCGCCCTCGCCGTCCCCCTGGCGGTCGCGGCCACCGGCCTCGTCGCCACGTCCGCGTCCGCCCACGGGTCGGTCACCGACCCGGCGTCCCGCAACTACAGCTGCTACGACCGGTGGGGCGACGACCACCTCAACCCGGCCATGGCGCAGCAGGACCCCATGTGCTGGCAGGCGTTCCAGGCCAACCCCAACACCATGTGGAACTGGAACGGTCTGTACCGTGAGGGCGTCGCCGGCCGGCACGAGGCCGTGATCCCCAACGGCCAGCTCTGCTCCGGCGGCAAGACGCAGAACGGTCTGTACGCGTCGCTCGACACCCCGGGCCCCTGGACGATGACGAACGTCCCCACGTCGTTCACGCTGACGCTCACCGACGGTGCCAAGCACGGCGCGGACTACATGCGCATCTACGTCTCGAAGGCGGGCTTCGACCCGACGACGGAGGCGCTCGGCTGGGACGACCTCGACCTCGTCAAGGAGACCGGGCGCTACGGCACCACGGGCCTGTACCAGACCGACGTGAACCTGGCGGGCCGCTCCGGCCGCGCCGTCCTGTTCACCATCTGGCAGGCCAGCCACCTCGACCAGCCGTACTACCTGTGCTCGGACATCAACATCGGTGGTGGCGGCGGCAACCCCGGCCCGACGCCCACGCCGACCCCGTCGGTGACGCCCACGCCGACCCCGTCCGTGACGCCCACGCCGACCCCGTCGGTCACGCCGACCCCGACGCCGTCCGTCACCCCCGCGCCCACCACCGCACCCGGCGGGGCGTGCACGGCCACGGTCAGGGCGGCCAACACGTGGTCGGGCGGCTGGCAGGGTGAGGTCGTCGTGACCGCCGGTTCGGCCGCGATCAGCGGCTGGAAGGTCACGGTCGGCGGCGCGACGATCACGCAGGCGTGGAGCAGCACGCACAGCGGCGGCGTCCTGACGAACGCCGACTGGAACGGCTCCCTGAGCGCCGGCGCCAGCACCACGGCCGGCTTCATCGCCTCGGGCGCTCCCGGCTCGCTGACGGCCACCTGCACGACGGCCTGA
- a CDS encoding beta-xylosidase/alpha-l-arabinosidase — MSTSTTGTTGTTGTTTHPWHDTTRPTPERVELLLAAMTLEEKLAQLGSHWFDRRGADEVVAPMQDTFGARRPDFATASRHGLGHLTRVLGTDPVPADEGRAKLARTQRELVANHRLGLPAIAHEECLTGVTSYGATVYPAPLAWGAAFDPDLVHEVGAAIGRDLRRLGVHQGLAPVLDVVRDYRWGRVEETVGEDPYAVATIATAYVRGMEEQGVVATLKHFVGYSASRGGRNHAPVSVGPRELADVLLPPFEMAVREGGARSVMNSYADLDGEPVAASSALLTDLLRDTWGFEGTVVSDYWAVAFLATAHGTAADAADAGARSLRAGMDVELPNTMCFGLLGALVADGGLDEAVVDRAVRRVLRQKAELGLLDAPAADGTPPGGAPDDDPIDLDAPGNRDLARRLAEESVVLLANPAGVLPLDGRTTRRVAVVGPSAADPGVLLGCYSYPIHVLPRHPELGMGVKVPSLLDALRAELDGVEVVHEPGCAVVDDDRTGFDAAVAAARDADVVLLTVGDRAGMFGRGTSGEGCDVSDLRLPGVQHDLVEAVLATGTPVVLVVVSGRPYALGAFLDRAAAVVQAFMPGEEGAGAIAGVLSGRVTPSGRLPVQVPRDPGGGPQTYLGAPLTRRLDKISNLDPGPAFPFGHGLSYTTFAYDDLRVTSCGVPTDGAFDVAVTVTNTGERAGTEVVQLYLSDPVADVARPVKQLAGYARVPLEPGAAARVTFAVPADLTSYTGVDLRRVVDPGTVGVQVGGSSEGDVLSAQVELTGPRRYPGADRALRSTAVVTPLA; from the coding sequence TTGAGCACGAGCACCACCGGCACCACCGGCACGACCGGCACCACCACGCACCCGTGGCACGACACGACCCGTCCGACGCCCGAGCGCGTCGAGCTGCTGCTGGCGGCCATGACCCTCGAGGAGAAGCTCGCCCAGCTCGGCAGCCACTGGTTCGACCGGCGCGGCGCGGATGAGGTCGTCGCACCGATGCAGGACACGTTCGGCGCGCGTCGACCCGACTTCGCCACCGCCTCGCGGCACGGGCTGGGCCACCTGACCCGCGTGCTGGGCACCGACCCGGTCCCGGCCGACGAGGGCCGGGCCAAGCTCGCGCGCACGCAGCGCGAGCTCGTCGCGAACCACCGGCTGGGGCTGCCGGCCATCGCCCACGAGGAGTGCCTCACGGGCGTCACGTCGTACGGCGCGACCGTGTACCCGGCGCCGCTGGCGTGGGGCGCCGCGTTCGACCCGGACCTGGTCCACGAGGTCGGCGCGGCCATCGGGCGGGACCTGCGTCGTCTCGGCGTCCACCAGGGCCTCGCCCCGGTGCTCGACGTGGTCCGCGACTACCGCTGGGGCCGCGTCGAGGAGACCGTCGGCGAGGACCCGTACGCCGTGGCGACCATCGCGACCGCGTACGTGCGGGGCATGGAGGAGCAGGGCGTCGTCGCGACGCTCAAGCACTTCGTCGGGTACTCCGCCTCACGCGGCGGACGCAACCACGCGCCGGTGTCCGTCGGACCGCGCGAGCTCGCCGACGTGCTGCTGCCGCCGTTCGAGATGGCGGTGCGCGAGGGCGGCGCCCGCTCGGTCATGAACTCCTACGCCGACCTCGACGGCGAGCCGGTCGCGGCGTCGTCGGCGCTGCTCACCGACCTGCTGCGCGACACGTGGGGCTTCGAGGGCACCGTGGTGTCCGACTACTGGGCGGTCGCGTTCCTGGCCACCGCGCACGGGACGGCCGCCGACGCCGCGGACGCGGGCGCCCGCTCGCTGCGTGCCGGCATGGACGTCGAGCTGCCCAACACCATGTGCTTCGGCCTGCTGGGCGCGCTGGTGGCCGACGGCGGGCTGGACGAGGCGGTCGTCGACCGCGCGGTGCGCCGGGTGCTGCGGCAGAAGGCCGAGCTGGGCCTGCTCGACGCCCCCGCCGCGGACGGCACGCCCCCGGGCGGCGCCCCCGACGACGACCCGATCGACCTGGACGCCCCCGGCAACCGGGACCTCGCGCGGCGCCTGGCCGAGGAGTCGGTGGTGCTGCTGGCCAACCCGGCGGGCGTCCTGCCGCTCGACGGGCGCACGACACGGCGCGTCGCGGTGGTGGGCCCGTCCGCCGCCGACCCCGGCGTGCTGCTCGGGTGCTACTCCTACCCGATCCACGTGCTGCCCCGGCACCCCGAGCTCGGCATGGGCGTTAAGGTCCCGTCGCTGCTGGACGCCCTGCGCGCCGAGCTCGACGGCGTCGAGGTCGTGCACGAGCCCGGGTGCGCCGTGGTCGACGACGACCGCACCGGGTTCGACGCCGCCGTCGCGGCCGCGCGCGACGCCGACGTGGTCCTGCTGACGGTCGGTGACCGCGCCGGCATGTTCGGCCGCGGCACGTCCGGCGAGGGCTGCGACGTGAGCGACCTGCGGCTGCCGGGCGTCCAGCACGACCTGGTCGAGGCCGTCCTGGCCACCGGGACGCCCGTCGTCCTCGTGGTCGTCTCGGGGCGCCCCTACGCGCTGGGCGCGTTCCTCGACCGCGCCGCGGCGGTGGTGCAGGCGTTCATGCCGGGCGAGGAGGGCGCCGGCGCGATCGCCGGGGTGCTCAGCGGCCGCGTCACACCGTCGGGCCGGCTGCCCGTGCAGGTGCCGCGCGACCCGGGCGGCGGCCCGCAGACCTACCTGGGCGCACCGCTGACCCGTCGGCTCGACAAGATCAGCAACCTCGACCCGGGTCCGGCGTTCCCGTTCGGCCACGGGCTGTCGTACACGACGTTCGCGTACGACGACCTGCGCGTCACCTCGTGCGGTGTGCCGACGGACGGCGCGTTCGACGTCGCCGTGACCGTCACCAACACCGGCGAGCGGGCGGGCACCGAGGTCGTGCAGCTCTACCTGTCCGACCCCGTCGCCGACGTCGCGCGGCCCGTCAAGCAGCTCGCCGGGTACGCGCGCGTGCCGCTCGAGCCGGGCGCCGCGGCCCGCGTCACGTTCGCCGTGCCCGCCGACCTGACGTCGTACACGGGCGTGGACCTGCGCCGCGTCGTCGACCCGGGCACGGTCGGCGTGCAGGTGGGCGGCTCCAGCGAGGGCGACGTGCTCAGCGCGCAGGTCGAGCTCACCGGCCCGCGCCGGTACCCCGGTGCGGACCGCGCGCTGCGCAGCACCGCCGTGGTGACCCCGCTGGCCTGA
- a CDS encoding class I SAM-dependent methyltransferase, which produces MLAAEVAEALPGARGLRDVPDRDDALALGLPGPLAAVTALRTAVAAWVVVHLDVPRPRSFTSPEHLTRIVDAVYASLRVAGSSTFRFEAAGADSAVFARLAGLLHEATGLRHDPEAGDLVVRVRRGPRRGDVDPGWDVLVRVGPRPLSARTWRVADFPGAANATIAAAVARLAGVHEQDRVLNLMAGSGTLLVERLLVAPAAAAVAVDLDPAALDAARANLEAARLLTRPPRPVLLRADATDAAALLDVVGEPLGGAADVVLADPPWGTLHGSHADAPRLHAGLLRAAHAVSAPGARLVVLTHEVKVMDRVVREAADLWTPRSVTRVYAKGHHPRIHVLDRR; this is translated from the coding sequence GTGCTCGCCGCCGAGGTCGCCGAGGCGCTGCCCGGCGCCCGCGGTCTGCGCGACGTCCCGGACCGGGACGACGCCCTCGCACTGGGCCTGCCCGGACCGCTCGCCGCGGTGACCGCGCTGCGCACCGCGGTCGCCGCGTGGGTCGTCGTGCACCTCGACGTGCCGCGTCCCCGGTCCTTCACCAGCCCCGAGCACCTGACCCGGATCGTCGACGCCGTGTACGCGTCGCTGCGTGTCGCCGGCTCGTCGACCTTCCGGTTCGAGGCGGCCGGTGCGGACTCCGCGGTCTTCGCGCGGCTCGCGGGTCTGCTGCACGAGGCGACCGGGCTGCGGCACGACCCGGAGGCGGGCGACCTGGTGGTGCGCGTGCGTCGCGGGCCGCGGCGGGGCGACGTCGACCCGGGGTGGGACGTGCTGGTCCGTGTCGGTCCCCGTCCGCTGTCCGCGCGCACGTGGCGCGTCGCCGACTTCCCCGGCGCGGCCAACGCGACGATCGCGGCGGCGGTCGCGCGCCTGGCCGGTGTGCACGAGCAGGACCGGGTCCTGAACCTGATGGCGGGCTCGGGCACGCTGCTCGTCGAGCGGCTGCTCGTCGCCCCGGCGGCGGCGGCGGTGGCCGTCGACCTCGACCCGGCGGCGCTCGACGCCGCGCGCGCCAACCTCGAGGCGGCGCGGCTGCTGACGCGCCCGCCCCGTCCGGTCCTGCTGCGGGCCGACGCCACGGACGCGGCGGCGCTGCTGGACGTCGTCGGCGAGCCGCTCGGCGGTGCGGCCGACGTGGTCCTGGCCGACCCGCCGTGGGGCACGCTGCACGGCTCCCACGCCGACGCCCCCCGGCTCCACGCGGGCCTCCTGCGGGCCGCGCACGCCGTGAGCGCGCCCGGTGCCCGGCTGGTGGTGCTGACGCACGAGGTCAAGGTGATGGACCGGGTGGTGCGCGAGGCCGCGGACCTGTGGACGCCGCGCTCGGTGACGCGTGTCTACGCCAAGGGACACCATCCCCGCATCCACGTCCTCGACCGTCGGTGA
- a CDS encoding DUF6458 family protein, with translation MGIGGGIALLVIGAILSFGVSDRIEGIDLTVIGYICMGAGALALILAVALNSQRTNTTHRQVVEHREEPPLPPTA, from the coding sequence ATGGGCATCGGTGGCGGTATCGCACTCCTGGTGATCGGGGCGATCCTCTCGTTCGGGGTCTCCGACCGGATCGAGGGCATCGACCTCACGGTCATCGGGTACATCTGCATGGGTGCCGGCGCCCTCGCGCTGATCCTGGCGGTGGCGCTCAACTCCCAGCGCACCAACACGACCCACCGGCAGGTCGTCGAGCACCGCGAGGAGCCCCCGCTCCCCCCGACGGCCTGA